CACGGTATGAAGATCATCGACAAAATCGGCATTGCAAAAGTGCTGCGTGATTTGCGCGCCCGCGGTGAAAAGCTGCACTTCAGCAGCCCGAAGAAAGATCCCCGCGCGGTTCCTGCAAAAAAAGCGGCCTCGGAGCAGCCGGCGGCCTGAGGCTGGAGAAATTTGCCCTTGCAGCGCCCGCACCACACGGGCACGCTACCCGGGCCGCCAACATCCCGCAAATCTTGCATGTCTGCGAAAACCATCTCACACTATCTCGACTCGCTCGGCACACTGGCCTCAACGGCCTGCGCCGTGCATTGTTTGTTGACGCCGCTCGTTCTTGGCATGTTGCCGTTGTTGGGAATCGGCTTTCTGGCAGCGGATTGGTTTGAAAATGCCGCCGTCATCGGCGCGATTGCGCTGGGTGTCATCTCGATGATTCACGGCTATTTGCACCACCGGCGATTTCGCGTCGTGGGATTGTTGATGGGCGGCATTATTCTGCTGCTCGCCGGACGCTGGCTCGTCGGCGATGCGCATCAGCTTGCGGAAACCGGCTTGGTCGTGGCCGGCGGTTTGGCGGTGGCGCGCGCGCATTGGGTTAATCGGCGCTTGTGCCAAACTTGTACGACGTGTCACGGGGTGCATTAAACTTTCCTGCGTCGCCGATTTTCTCTTTCCCTCTACGAAAGCTTGCTATTGAAATCATGTCCGGCAGGAGCCGGATTTCTGCTATTGTTACCATCGCATCAGTAAACCAACCAGGAGTGACGACATGGATCAAGAACTCATCAACATTCTTTGCTGCCCGCAATCCAAGGTGCCGGTCGAGTTGTTGTCTGCGGATGATCTCGCGAAATTGAACCGCGCCATTGCCGCCGGCAAAATCAAGCAAGTCGACGGCGCCGCCGTGAAAAAGCCGCTGAGTGAAGCGCTGATCACGCGCGATCGCAAAACCATCTATCGCGTCGATGAAGGCATCCCGGTGATGTTGATTGAGCAAGGCATTCCTGCGGAACAAATTTAAACCCGTTTCGACCACGCCTAATCGTCAATTTGCCGGGCCAGTTGGCCGGCCGCCACTTGTTCTTTGCGAAATCCTCGCCGCGCGGCGCCTGCGATGAAAAAAGAAGAGTGAGAGCGAATTGAGTCAATACTTTGTGCAGGACTGGAGCCCCTTTCTTGTGGAATTCAAGCTGGGGCCTTTGCAGGGAATCTCCTGGTACGGTTTGATGTACATTCTGGGGTTTGTCGCCGGTTATTTTTTGCTCGACCGGTTGCGGCGCCACGAATTTTTGCCATTGCGCAACAGCGAGGAATTGCAGGAATTGTTGACGTATTGCATTCTCGGCGTGCTCATCGGCGGGCGCTTGGGGCATGTGTTGTTTTACAGCCCGGGGCATTATCTCCTGCATCCCGCGGAAATATTCGCGATTTGGCGCGGCGGCATGGCGAGTCATGGCGGCGTGGCGGGCGTATTGCTTGCGCTGGTTTTGTTCAGCCGCAAATACAAGATTCCGTTGCTGGCGTTGTGTGACAGCGCGGCCCTGGCAACCACTCCCGGCTTGTTCTTCGGGCGTTGGGGAAATTTTATCAACGGCGAAATGCCCGGCAAAGTCACGGATGTGCCCTGGGCCGTAATTTTTGCGCGCAATGCCGAGGCCGGCATGCTGCCGCGGCATCCCGTGCAGATTTATCAAGCCTTGACAGAAGGCCTGATTTTGTTCGTGATTTTGTGGATGCTGCTGCCGCGGCAGCGCTTCAAGCGCGGATTTCACACCGCGGTGTTTCTCTGCGGTTATGCGTTGTTGCGTATTGTCACCGAGTTTTTTCGCGCGCCCTCGGCTGAGCTGGCGTCAAGTTTTAGCGAGACGATAACGCAAGGACAAATTCTTTCAATCGCCATGTTCTTCAGCGGGCTGTTGGTGCTTTGGTATACGCAAAAGAAACTGCCGGATAATACCATTCCGGCCTGGAAAAATCTTTAGCTGAACATGCTTGGCAACGGGGGGAGGTGGCCATGGGGTTTTCTCTCCGGCATTTTTTTTATTTGTACTTGCTCGCGCTATTTGCGGGGGCCGGTTATAGCCAGGACGAATTGCTCGAAACCTTCCTGCAGCAAGAGCAAGAAAATAATCCCGAGTCCGAATCGGCTCTGCAAGAGTTGCTGGCACAGCCGCTTGATCTCAATCACACCGGCGCCGCCGAATTGCGCCGCCTGCCATTTTTAACCCTGGCGCAAATTGAAATATTTTTGCAGCAGCGCAACGCCGCGGTTTATTTCGAAAATCTTGATCAGGCTTTGCAGGCGCTGCAGGCGAGCGGCGACACGCTGTTGCTGTGCCGGAAAATCTTTCGCGTCACGTCGCCGGCTGCGCCGGTGTTCTGGCAAGCCGCCGCGCGCGTGCGCGTGAGCCGTCCCGCAACGCAGGAGGATAATTGGACAGGATCGCCTTACCGCGTGTATAGCTCGTTTAAACTCCAGCGCAATCAAATCGGCGCCGGCATTCTGGCAGAAAAGGATCCCGGCGAGCAGCAGTTCGATGATTACCGCAGCTTTTATGTTGCCTGGCAAAAGCAAACGCCGGCGCAAACCTGGCAAGCAGTGCTGGGAAGTTATCAAATCGAATGGGGATTGGGCCTGGCATTGTGGGCGCCCTATGGCGTTGTCATCACCTCTGATGTTCACGCCGCCGGCCGGCGTTGGGCACGGATGGTGCGGCCGTATCACGCCGCTAACGAAAGCGCTGCGCTGCAGGGATTCGCAGCCACGGCGCGCTTTGCCGCTCTCGCGTTTTCAGGGTTTACCAGCGTGCGCCGTCAGGATGTGACGTTGGATGATGACGGCCATCCCGTCCGTTTGCGCACGACGGGTTACCATCGCACTGCAACCGAACGTAGGTTGCGCCGCAATCTGCAGGAAAAAGTCCTCGGTGCAAGCATGAAAATCCAATTACACGAGGCCCATGAAATCGGATTTTTGATGTATACCTCAGAATTTGACAATTCCTGGCGGCGTGACAATCTGTTGCAAGATGAGTTTAATTTCACCGGGCGCACGAATCATGTGTTGAGCGTCTTTGCCAAAAGCCGGCTGAAAGGCCTGCAATTGCAGGGCGAAGCCGCCCGCAGTCGTTCCGGCGGCGCGGGAGTTGCGGCAGTTTTATGCAGCGAAGAAACGAGGTTGTCTTGGACGGTCGAGATTCATCATGTTGAAGCTGATTTTCACAGCCCGCGAGGCCGCGGCTTTGTGGGAAGCGATGACGCGCCGCAAGGTGAAAAGGGCTATTCTCTCGGTTTGCGCCTCAAACCAGGGCCGAAGATCGTAAGCGAATTTTTTGTGCAGAACACCCGCGCACTTTGGCGCACAGTGGATGCGCCCTTGCCGCCGCAGCGCGCCAGCGCCGGCGCGTTGGTGGAATGGAAAATCCGGCGGCCGTTTCTTGTGCGGGTGCGCTATCGCCGCAGCAGCGCGGAAGAATTGCTCGCGCAGCCTCGCAATCCCGCGAAAACTGCAATGGCGCCAAGTTTCCGGGAGTCATTGCGCCTGGAACTCGAGCAAAAATTCGGAGCAGCGCTGCGTCTGCGGCCGCGCCTCGATTGGGCCCGCGCCTGGCAACAGGCGCCGGCGGGGAATCAGGCGCAAGCCTCTTCACCTGCCATTGCAGAACCCCGAAAAATCGGAACCGCTTCGGGATTGGAAGTGAACCTGGCTCTGTCGCAACGCCTTAGCATCAATGCCCGCTACACGCTATTTGATACGCCCACGCCGCTTTACTTCTATGAACGTGATGTGCCGGGTGTTTTCACCGTGCAAGCTCTCCGCGAAAGTGGTACGCGAGGGTATATTTACTGGCATCTTCGCTTTGGCGCAAAATGGAGTTTGGCCGGTAAAATCGCTTCCACGGAACCAGAGCTTGCGAGTCGCGACAGGCAAAACGGTTTTGCCTGGGCGCTGCAACTCGACTGGACAAATTGATTCGTTCGGTTGCTTTGTGCGTGCATCAATTCAGGGTTATCGACCCGCGTGCATGCCAGGTCAAAAGTGACAATCGTTACAGCGGTGAAATAGTTATTGACTCGCTTGGCGCCGCGTCTTATATTTCGCTCCGATTTAAACACTTGGTTCCGGGTCGATCTCATGAAAAAATTGATTGAAAAGATAACAGAATATCTCTTTTTCGCTTTTGCCCGTCGTAAGAAAGAAGAAGTCATTGACGTGCGTGATTATCTCTCGCAAATCATGACGGCGTTAATCCTCGCCCCCCGCCGTTCCGAAGAAGTGGAGGCGGCCGGGCAATACCTCTTTGGCTTGCGAGATTGTTTCCCGGAAACGCAATTTTATTTGCTGATCGAAAAAGATATTGCCAAAACCGTGGCCCCGCACGACAGTATGCAGGTGATGGCATATGAGCAAACGCAAATCAATTTCGGCGGCCTGCCCAAAAACGAAGTGATTGAAATGGTGCGCGCCCGCCATTTCGACATGGTCATTGACTTCAACCAGGATTTCTCGCTTTTCGCGACGGCCGTGTGCCGCGCAAGCCAGGCCAAGCTGCGTGTTTGCCTGCAACATCCCAAGCGCGATTCGTTTTATAATTTTCAGTTCCGGCCCGCCAGCTCGAATAGCCTGGAAATGAAGTATGAAAGTTTAATTCGATACCTTTCTGTTTTTAAATCCCTGCCGGAAGCGCCTTCGCGGAATTTTATGCCGGCTTGATCCGACGGTGTGCAGTGGTGGATGTCGTGCTGGGTGTAGGCTGCCAGGAAACGTGTGTGAGTGAAGGGAGAATGTGGCATGTTAGGAGACTCAAAAAAAATCCTGGCTCGTTTTACATGGGTCGGAATCGAGACGCTATGGCGAAAATCCGCAAAACCTCTCCCCTTGAAAAAACACCGCCCGTATTGCCGGCGATTCCTGCGCTAAAAGGCGCTGCCAAGCCCTCTGCTCAGGAGGCGGAACGGCTTTTCCTGGAGTATTATTGCCTTTACCGCATCGCCACCACTTTGACCGAACAGATGGAAGTCGAGCGCACCGCCCACGAAGTCAAAAAAATCGTGCGTGATTTTTTCCCGGCGCAACAGTTCTGCCTGGCTCTGCTCGAGGGCAAGAAACCGGAGCTTGCGATTCACAGCCATTTTGGTTTTACGCGGCAGCAAGCGGACAACGCCCGCTTGGCGCTGAATACCAAAAATATTTTTGGCGTAGTGATGCGGCGGCGGCGCCCGGTTTACGTGTCGAATCTCAAAAACGAAACGGCGGCGATCAGTTATCATCCCGGCCGCCGCCACAAACAAGGCGCGTTTCTGGCATTGCCGCTGATGGCGAGCAGCCACCACGCGATTGGCGTGGTGAGCCTCTACCGCAACACGCCGGACAGCTTCAGCCCGCGCGAAATCGAAGCCTTGAAGAAAATCGCGGCGCAAACCGGGCACGTGATTGAAAAGGTTCTGTTGTACCATGAAACGCGCGAGCAGTCGATTACCGATGAACTGACCGGCGCATTCAATCGGCGTTATTTCAATCAACGCTACGAAGCCGAGTTCATGCGCGCCTCGCGGTATGATCGTGCGTTGTCGGTGATTATGCTCGATATCGATCATTTCAAAAAATTCAACGATACCAACGGCCATTTGTTGGGCGACAAGGTGCTCAAAATGGTGGCGCATGTGCTGGAAGAAAGCCTGCGCAAAGCGGATCTTCTCGCGCGCTACGGCGGTGAAGAGTTTGTCATCGTGTTGCCCGAAATCAACAAAGAAAAGGGCCGCAAAGTGGCGGAAAAATTGCGCCGTGCCATCGAGCGCACCACGTTTCCCAAAGGCGATACCCAGCCGCTCGGCCAAATTACTGTCTCGTTGGGCCTGGCTTCTTTTCCAGAAGACACCGAACACGGCAATACCCTTTTAGCGCTTGCCGACGAAGCGCTGTATCAGGCCAAAGCGCTCGGCCGCAACCAGGTCGGAATCGCCGGCAATGGCCAAGCCAGCAAGGCCCGGTCGAACAAAGCTGTGGCGCCCGCGTTTGCAACAACGCCGTGAAGCCGCACACCCGAGATGAATTGGGAAAAAGCCGCAATCCCTTTCCCGCAAATCCCAGCAATCCTGCCAGCATTTCTTCAACGGCATCCCTCTCGCGTGCATTACTTCCGCTGAGTTTCTTCGTGTCCAGGCATGTGCCGGGCTTTGGCTGCGGCGACTTCCATAATCACGTTGGGTGGGAATGGCGTCATTCACTCCTTGCGACAACAAATTTTGTGCTTGCGGTTTGGTACAAAAATTTTATAATGATACAGTTTCAGAAGCGAAAAAGCTGGTACTGCCAGCCCAAGCTGGCGATTTGCGAGGTTCACCAGGAGGAGGAAAAAGAGAGATATGGAAATTCTACATCGCCATCTCGGCGTAGTCCCCTATACCGCCGATGATGTGATTACCTTTCCGCTAGGATTGCTGGGGTTTTTGAAGTTCAAGAAGTATTTGTTTTTGCAACCCCAAGAGTTCCTGCCGTTTCAGTGGATGGTGAGCATTGAGAATCCGGAGGTTGCCTTTGTGCTCATGAATCCTTCCACCTGCTGCGCGGATTACAACCCCAATATTACCCGCCGTGATTTGAACGAATTATCCGCCGAGAATCCGCAAAGTTTGGAGATGTACTCTATTGTAACGATGAATCTTGATGCCCGCTTGGCCACTGTAAATTTAAGTGGCCCGATTCTCGTCAACAAAGCAATGAAAATTGGCAAGCAGTTGGTGCTCCTTGACGACCGTTACTCGACCAAGCACCGCATTATTCAATCGTAGACGCGCAGACATGATGAAGGAGTTGACATGCTGGTCTTGACAAGGAGGTTAGGTGAGACAATCGTCATTGGTGATGATATTGTAATCAAGATCGTGGATATTCATGGAAAGCAAATCCGTGTAGGTATCGAAGCGCCCGCTGAAATTAGCGTGTATCGAGGCGAAATCTACGAACGGATCATGTTGGAGAACAAAGCGGCGGTGGAGGCCGCGTTGGGGGATGTCAAGGCCATGAGTGACGGTCTGAAAGAACTGATATCGAACCAAACTGTTGTTGGTCATTCGAATGACTCCAAAACCTCGGTTGGAAGCAAGTGAACGTTTTGTTGTTACCCCTTTCAAAAATTTGTTGGGCCGGGAATTATGCGCGAGTCATATTCCCGGTCAAACAACTCATCGATTGTTGATTGGTATTCCCCATTTTGTCTGAATCACCTGCCAAGTTTCTTGCAGCACTGCCCGCCCCGGACTTTTCAATCCCTTTGTGAGGGCCTGATTTCTGATGCTGTCATTCTATTTCATCACGGCAATTTCTGCAGAGGTTCAGTTGCTCCGCCCGACCGAAACGGCTGCCGAGCGCTGCAACGCACTCAAGTTCTAAGAATTGTCATTTAAATAAGTTACTCATTTTCTTTAGACCGCTAATCAACGCGAATGGCCGCTAATGCTTTTAATTCGTGATGATTCGCGATTGGAGATTGCGAAAGTTATTCAATCGGCGATCCTAAACAAACGTTTTTGACTGAGGGCCCAAACTCCGGAAAAAGCAAGAGTTCCCGCGCGGCAAACCGGACGTTACAAAAAAGTTTAAAAATCTGCGGAAATTTTTTCGGTGAATGACCGGCCTTGTCGCTATAGTTAGCTCGTAAATTTTCTGATGTGGCAAGCGGTTCTGATAGATGCAGCTAACGATTGCAAAGGAATGTGCGGTTGTTGCGGTGTCTTGCCGGAACTCCGGCCAAATGGGTGTTACAGGGAACGTAACCGGCATTTGACTGGCTT
The sequence above is drawn from the Cytophagia bacterium CHB2 genome and encodes:
- a CDS encoding flagellar assembly protein FliW, whose protein sequence is MEILHRHLGVVPYTADDVITFPLGLLGFLKFKKYLFLQPQEFLPFQWMVSIENPEVAFVLMNPSTCCADYNPNITRRDLNELSAENPQSLEMYSIVTMNLDARLATVNLSGPILVNKAMKIGKQLVLLDDRYSTKHRIIQS
- the csrA gene encoding carbon storage regulator CsrA, with protein sequence MLVLTRRLGETIVIGDDIVIKIVDIHGKQIRVGIEAPAEISVYRGEIYERIMLENKAAVEAALGDVKAMSDGLKELISNQTVVGHSNDSKTSVGSK
- a CDS encoding prolipoprotein diacylglyceryl transferase, which translates into the protein MQDWSPFLVEFKLGPLQGISWYGLMYILGFVAGYFLLDRLRRHEFLPLRNSEELQELLTYCILGVLIGGRLGHVLFYSPGHYLLHPAEIFAIWRGGMASHGGVAGVLLALVLFSRKYKIPLLALCDSAALATTPGLFFGRWGNFINGEMPGKVTDVPWAVIFARNAEAGMLPRHPVQIYQALTEGLILFVILWMLLPRQRFKRGFHTAVFLCGYALLRIVTEFFRAPSAELASSFSETITQGQILSIAMFFSGLLVLWYTQKKLPDNTIPAWKNL
- a CDS encoding GGDEF domain-containing protein, whose protein sequence is MIRRCAVVDVVLGVGCQETCVSEGRMWHVRRLKKNPGSFYMGRNRDAMAKIRKTSPLEKTPPVLPAIPALKGAAKPSAQEAERLFLEYYCLYRIATTLTEQMEVERTAHEVKKIVRDFFPAQQFCLALLEGKKPELAIHSHFGFTRQQADNARLALNTKNIFGVVMRRRRPVYVSNLKNETAAISYHPGRRHKQGAFLALPLMASSHHAIGVVSLYRNTPDSFSPREIEALKKIAAQTGHVIEKVLLYHETREQSITDELTGAFNRRYFNQRYEAEFMRASRYDRALSVIMLDIDHFKKFNDTNGHLLGDKVLKMVAHVLEESLRKADLLARYGGEEFVIVLPEINKEKGRKVAEKLRRAIERTTFPKGDTQPLGQITVSLGLASFPEDTEHGNTLLALADEALYQAKALGRNQVGIAGNGQASKARSNKAVAPAFATTP
- a CDS encoding Trm112 family protein; its protein translation is MDQELINILCCPQSKVPVELLSADDLAKLNRAIAAGKIKQVDGAAVKKPLSEALITRDRKTIYRVDEGIPVMLIEQGIPAEQI
- a CDS encoding glycosyltransferase family 9 protein, encoding MKKLIEKITEYLFFAFARRKKEEVIDVRDYLSQIMTALILAPRRSEEVEAAGQYLFGLRDCFPETQFYLLIEKDIAKTVAPHDSMQVMAYEQTQINFGGLPKNEVIEMVRARHFDMVIDFNQDFSLFATAVCRASQAKLRVCLQHPKRDSFYNFQFRPASSNSLEMKYESLIRYLSVFKSLPEAPSRNFMPA
- a CDS encoding MerC domain-containing protein, translating into MSAKTISHYLDSLGTLASTACAVHCLLTPLVLGMLPLLGIGFLAADWFENAAVIGAIALGVISMIHGYLHHRRFRVVGLLMGGIILLLAGRWLVGDAHQLAETGLVVAGGLAVARAHWVNRRLCQTCTTCHGVH